DNA sequence from the Lachancea thermotolerans CBS 6340 chromosome H complete sequence genome:
aGCATGTATGTCAGAAAGTCGACGTATTGCAGCGAGTATGTCGCTAACGGACTTGATGTGCTTTGCGTGAAGGagatgaggaggaggtCTTTATAATTGTCCTTCATGAACTCCTTGGTCCTGTAACCAGTTTTTTCACGCCGTAAGTACGCGTAGCCTGTGAAAGCAGCGACAGATGCCTGTACCAACGACACAACACATGGAACGTGGAATTTTTCTGCAGAGTTGGGCCACACCTTCGTAGTCAACGGCTCATATACAAGCGACCACGTCAAAAAGGTTGCGTAGATTCCTAAAACGCACACAGCGAGCAGGATCTGCGATCCCATTTTGACCTCAATAGTGCTTGAGGTTCTAAATATTCGAAATAGATTGAGCGGCCTTTTCTCGAGCTTTGAACCGCACCAGTAAAAAATAGAGTCCGGGAGTCTTTTCTTGCCTGTTTTTGAGACGTAGAAGCTCCTAGCGCGCTCGTTTCAGCGTCTCTTGATGCATATTTCGAGGTATATGAGTTCACAATCGTACCAGGTGTTTTTACATCTTGAAATTTgaggaaaattttgattttgaccAGACTCAAGCTATTTGAGAAGATATTGCCTAACGACGAGTAGACTGAACGCAATTCGAAGTGTCATGAGCTATTACTCGCCTCTGGGCGCTACTTTTGGGGTTCGAATTGACCGGTTCCTCGAAACCGCGGAAGATTTCGATAAATACCACCAAAAACTCAACCGCAAGCTGCAGAAGTTGAGACATCATTGCCGATTGACAACAAAGGACACTAAGCGGTATTCAACGAAAGAAAAGTATTCAAAAATTACTAGTGATGACTacgacaaaaacaagctcttcggAACTCTCATGCTCTTGCATGCGGAAAGAGATCTGGCACTTGTGGAATCTTTGAAACTGAAGGCACGTCTAAGAGGCgcaatgaagaagagcgaaAAGAAGGTTGTCATGACAAGGTTGAGAAAAGCGTGTAAAACTTCAGAGCAGTTAACGGTGCTGACCCAGAATGAAGGCGATGACTTTACGCGTGCTGAATACGCGATCTATCACAAGCTCTGCATTGTAAGCTATTTCAGCATGTGCAAACCCTCGAAAACAAGATACACAAACAAAATTGCCAAAGAATTGTCTCTGGCCATCGCCTCCTTACACTACTTGCAGTCGAAAGAAAAGGTCAGTGATGAAGTTGCGAGCTCAATTATCTCCCAGTTCGAGTACCTCTTGAGGCAACATGCGGATGCCGAGGTGTTCACAACAAGCGAGGTGCGTAATTTTATAGCCAAACAGGTGCGCCAGAGCTCCGACGATGTTCTAGTGCAGCTGATAACTCGGTCCGGGTATGAGGCACCTATCGAAGATTCGGTGATGGGCTCAGAGAAGTCCAATCTAAAGGAGGTGCAGTGGAGACGTTTCTCAGCTAAGGTTAGGGACTCCAAGGTTGCAGAGCTTATTTCAGAAGCCACACAAATAGAGCCCACCGACCTTGCTCAGTTCAGCAACAAACTGGCCAAGTGGCAGGAGGCTGCAGACGCTCATAGTGTTTTCATAGCACAGAAGGAGCGTGATgatgaggacgaggacgttGGGGAGGATGACCAGATTCTGTTGACATACATCAAATACAATTCACACTTTACTACAATCCAACGCGATGATATCgtgtttcaaaagctgtgGGCCCAGTGGAGCAAGAGTGCAAATAAATCTAAAAACTTAAAATTgacgaagttcaaggaAATCGAGCGTATTGTTCACAACCTCGCGACGTACCTCCAAGAGGTTATGGACCTACCTGGTGTGTACTCTGACGACGCGCTCATGGCAAACTTGAAACTGGCAACAACCTACTATCAACTACATCTAACAGCAGGCTGTTTAGCATCCTTCTACCAATCCAAGCAGAAGTACCTGGAAGCTCTAGCGCTTTACATCGATGGCCATAAAACTCTTGAGGTGGCTGCCGGCGAGGCAGTTCTACAGGAGCCGCTACCGGGAAACATTTTGACCCCAGAAAAGGTGGCGGCTTTGGAGGATTTTATCAAGGTATCTTGGAGAGGGGTTATTTCTCTTGCTGAGTATGAGAAGATCGCGTCTCCCGGTGGAAAACCTTCACTTGAACCTTCTCTTATTGAGAAACTAGGTAACCCTATAGTTCCCAGAGATGTCTCTTTGACTAATCTCTTCCCAACGAGGCCCATAGTGAGACCCGTCGGTTCCAAGCCAACTTTGTTTGACCTGGCGTTTAATTACATCGGTAGTGACAGCCAAACACCGCAAAACGAGCCACTGATTCCCGAGGAGTCTCGCAGCGTGCCCAAATCAAATGACGCGCAGGAAGCTCCGAAGAAAAAAGGcctttttggccttttcGGCTTGTAAGTTTAAGTACAATTTGTAAAGTGATGCGGAGATGTTCAAGTTGCATCGCATATGAAATGCGCAGCGAGAAAAGTCAAAGTGCTGTTGCATTTCCGAAGAAGCGACGTCAATCCTGT
Encoded proteins:
- the SRP68 gene encoding signal recognition particle subunit SRP68 (similar to uniprot|P38687 Saccharomyces cerevisiae YPL243W SRP68 Component of the signal recognition particle (SRP) ribonucleoprotein (RNP) complex that functions in protein targeting to the endoplasmic reticulum (ER) membrane), which produces MSYYSPLGATFGVRIDRFLETAEDFDKYHQKLNRKLQKLRHHCRLTTKDTKRYSTKEKYSKITSDDYDKNKLFGTLMLLHAERDLALVESLKLKARLRGAMKKSEKKVVMTRLRKACKTSEQLTVLTQNEGDDFTRAEYAIYHKLCIVSYFSMCKPSKTRYTNKIAKELSLAIASLHYLQSKEKVSDEVASSIISQFEYLLRQHADAEVFTTSEVRNFIAKQVRQSSDDVLVQLITRSGYEAPIEDSVMGSEKSNLKEVQWRRFSAKVRDSKVAELISEATQIEPTDLAQFSNKLAKWQEAADAHSVFIAQKERDDEDEDVGEDDQILLTYIKYNSHFTTIQRDDIVFQKLWAQWSKSANKSKNLKLTKFKEIERIVHNLATYLQEVMDLPGVYSDDALMANLKLATTYYQLHLTAGCLASFYQSKQKYLEALALYIDGHKTLEVAAGEAVLQEPLPGNILTPEKVAALEDFIKVSWRGVISLAEYEKIASPGGKPSLEPSLIEKLGNPIVPRDVSLTNLFPTRPIVRPVGSKPTLFDLAFNYIGSDSQTPQNEPLIPEESRSVPKSNDAQEAPKKKGLFGLFGL